The Rhodamnia argentea isolate NSW1041297 chromosome 7, ASM2092103v1, whole genome shotgun sequence genome contains the following window.
CCACCGGGTTCAAACACGTCCTCCCGGATGCCTTCGAGAGCTTGACCTCGCCGTGCCTGAGCGAGATCGTGTGGGGGGATTTCCTGTTCACGGGGTTTGTGGCGATGCTTGCGGCCCTCGGGACATTGATGGTGGACACTCTCGCGACTTCTTATTTCAAGAAGTTGCATGCCGGCAAGGCCGGATCGAACAAAAGCGTCAGAGATGAAGAGAAGGCTGGAGGAAACCAAGGTGATGTACATGTGCACACGCATGCAACTCATGGCCATTCTCACGGTCCGATATCCATGGACTCGGACTCGGAGTTCCTGCAGCATAGAGCGATATCTCAGGTGAATTTCACATATTTTACGGTCGGCGGTGTTATCGAATTTACATTCGCATTAACTAAATATTGATTCTTCGTTCTATTATCGATACGTGCTAGAGTTGGGGATTGTGGTGCACTCAGTGATCATAGGGATTTCACTGGGGGCTTCAGAGAGTCGAAAGACAATAAGGCCTCTTGTTGCCTCCTTGTCCTTCCACCATTTCTTTGAAGGCATGGGTCTCGGTGGATGCATCAGTCAGTCAGGTACTCTTGCACTCTAAtactcaaatttttgaatttaataaaaagtattttccatgCATATTGaagtttattttcttattcgaaCCTTGTAAAATCAATGTATTTTTTCAGTAAAAGGGGCTTTAAAGCAACAGCTATGTCGGTTTTTGGTCAATTGGGTAGCATTTATTTCTTGAATGCTTCCCAAGATGATAACGTCTATCTACATGTTAAGCCATTGGACCACTGAAACCGTTGAACAAGTCCTTGATATTTGAATCTGAAATCAATCTTTACTTGCACTAATAACTCGGTGTATTCATAATTTGACTAGAAGTACCTCGTTGGCTCCTTGTATGGGTCATTGGCAGAAAAGAAATTCGAATAAAATCTTGATTCAGTCGTATGTTCGGACGTACTTCTACTGCTCATGCAGATGTATCTTAACATCGATTTGACCTTTTAAAAAGGCTACATTTTCTCAGAAATCTGTAAAACAACCAAAAGGGTCGGATCATTTCTGTCAATGGTACTCAAAAATAGCAATAATCACCTTAGTTCTAATTTCATACGACTTCCAAAATACATTGAATGGCGGCGAATTACCAAAGTTCTCAGTGATTGCCTATTCATATTTGTCCAACCACGTGCACTAcatctctcttttgcttttgtagGCCAAGTTTGAGACTCGGGCAAGTGCGATCATGGCACTGTTTTTCTCCCACACGACCCCATTTGGGATTGGTATAGGATCGAACAGCCCGAACGCACTCGTCGTGGAGGGCATCTTCAATGCTGCGTCTGCAGGGATTCCGATTTACATGGCCCTGGTCGATCTTCTTGCCGCTGATTTCATGAGCCCTAAGTTGCAGAACAATGGGAGGCTCCTGTTGGGGACCTACGTAGCTCTTCTTCTCGGTGCTGGTTGCATGTCTCCCTTGGGCAAATGGGCTTGAAGCAGATTTGCTTGTAATGATAGATCCTGTCTTATGTACACACAAGAGAAGTCCCTTGACATAAAACGAAATAGAAAAGCGATAATTTTTGCGTACAATGGTGGTTTTGCGATAATTTTTGCGTCCAATGAAGGTGGAAGAGAAATTCTCTGCAGAAGTCATTTTTTTCACCATCGATTTGGTAGTTGTAGCTGTCGTTTGTCCCCTTCATTGCATGTTGTCCAAAATCTCACTAATCAGCAGACCTAGATAAGAGTATGAAGTCCCACCTTCCACGGTCACCATCCTACATTTTGCCTTCATCTCCTTCACCTTCTTCCTCATCTCCATCTCATTGCCGCTTTCCATCAGACTCTTGAgccctctctctatctcatctGCACAAACCATTGACTCGCTCTCAGCCCTCACCTCCCTCCTGTAATCCATCCTTATCTCAACGCTCAATCCCAGCTCCCTCACCATTTCGAAGGCATTGAATTGCTGCTCCGAGTGCAGCGGCCACGTGGCGACTGGTACGCCATACCAAATGCTCTCCAGTATTGAATTCCACCCGCAGTGCGACACAAACCCTCCAACTGCCGGATGGGCCAGGACCGCCACCTGTGGAGCCCAACCGATCACTCTCCCCACTGTGGCTGTCCGTTCCAAGAACCCGTCGGGCAATGCGACCTCAGGATTGGCGTAATCACTAGGGTACCCCATCTTGCCTTTAGGCGGAGGCCGACGTAGGGACCACAAGAACCTATACCCGCATTGCTCCAGCGCGCACGCGATCTCTCTAACTTGATCCTCGCTGAAGCTTCCCATGCTCCCGAAGCAAAGGAACACGACCGATGCCAGAGGCTGATCATCCAACCAACAGATGAGATCCTCCCTCTGTCGATCGTAACTAGACCCCACGTGAGCATCACCCATGAGGTCTAGTATGGGTCCCACTGGGTACACCAACGGGATTTCACAGTTTGCAAAGGACTTGATGGCATGGCATTCCAGCTCCAGAAATGTATTTACCAATATGCCCTTTGTTTCTTTGAATCTCTGAAACTGATCCAGTATCACCGTGGACCAATCTTTGTTTAGCACCACAGAGGGCAAGACTTTGGCTGGAACTGGGTTAACGCAACTCGGGACCGTCAGCTCAGTATCTGAGTCTTTCAGCTCCGTGATGTCTTGGCTATGGACGTCACGAAGGGCTTGGAGATGGAGCATGAGACCAAGAGCGCCGGCACTTGAAGTGTAAAAGACATAAGTGGGGACACCAAACTCATTGGCAATGTCAATCATCGTCGTGCAGAACATGCCAATCATGAAAGCTGCGAGTCTCGGCTCCTCAGAGCCTGACTCAGAATGAGCAAACCGGGCAGCCGCATTTCTGACATGGGGTTTCTGGATTTCTATTAGGGAGGTCAAGAAGTTCCCCTCCGAGGCAGGTTCCTGTTCAGGGAGGGTAACGAACTTGACGCGGCCatcaatggaggaagaagaagaagcaagagagTCGGCGTAGGTGGTGATTTTATTGTCAAACGGCAATGTGATGATGAATATTGTGGCCGAGAGGCGGTGGTCTCTTTGGACAAGGAGCTTGGCAACTTCGACAGCGGGCACAAGTTGACCGATGCCGGGTGACGGGACGAATACCAACTCTCCCCTCTTCATAGTTATTGAAACTTGGATCttatcttttctcttctcttagTCCTGAAATAGCCATAGAACTTGGTGTTATGGATAAGGATGAGGACAAGAGAGCGCATGTGGTGCTCAGAGGTTCTGATCTGTATGGATAAGATAAAGCTTCTGTAAGTCCAATTATTTGAAATGCTAGAAgacatttctttttatt
Protein-coding sequences here:
- the LOC115752459 gene encoding anthocyanidin 3-O-glucosyltransferase 2-like, producing MKRGELVFVPSPGIGQLVPAVEVAKLLVQRDHRLSATIFIITLPFDNKITTYADSLASSSSSIDGRVKFVTLPEQEPASEGNFLTSLIEIQKPHVRNAAARFAHSESGSEEPRLAAFMIGMFCTTMIDIANEFGVPTYVFYTSSAGALGLMLHLQALRDVHSQDITELKDSDTELTVPSCVNPVPAKVLPSVVLNKDWSTVILDQFQRFKETKGILVNTFLELECHAIKSFANCEIPLVYPVGPILDLMGDAHVGSSYDRQREDLICWLDDQPLASVVFLCFGSMGSFSEDQVREIACALEQCGYRFLWSLRRPPPKGKMGYPSDYANPEVALPDGFLERTATVGRVIGWAPQVAVLAHPAVGGFVSHCGWNSILESIWYGVPVATWPLHSEQQFNAFEMVRELGLSVEIRMDYRREVRAESESMVCADEIERGLKSLMESGNEMEMRKKVKEMKAKCRMVTVEGGTSYSYLGLLISEILDNMQ